In Nocardia asteroides, the following proteins share a genomic window:
- a CDS encoding mechanosensitive ion channel family protein, whose product MEGLLRPLIVVLATIAVTVTTGLLVDRVLRYIARRRPDTRLPLLLRRVQLPLQLLVGAVTLRAAYPLAELDLRRDTVVRNVLASAAVIAAVWAIIRIVDAVAENLLHRYARRTSDVSRVRQLRTQLGLVRRIVTSVLVVTTAAVAILLLFPSLRTLGTSMLASAGVIGIIAGVAAQSTLSNLIAGLQIAFGDSVKIGDTVVVEGEWGTVEEITLAFLTVRIWDDRRLTMPVSYFNSKPYENWSRGGSEVTGTVFLHLDHSTPVPALRAHLHEYLRDRPEWDGRSGNLVVTDSTPTSIVVRATMSAANADDVWDLRCAVREELLTWLGRHHAHALPKIPATITESDSAAEFFDSPAPQSKQQVHAR is encoded by the coding sequence GTGGAAGGTCTCTTGCGACCCCTCATCGTCGTGCTGGCCACGATCGCGGTCACGGTGACGACGGGCCTGCTGGTCGACCGGGTGTTGCGCTACATCGCACGCCGCAGGCCAGATACCCGATTGCCGCTGCTGCTGCGCCGGGTCCAGCTGCCGTTGCAGCTGCTGGTCGGCGCGGTGACCCTGCGCGCGGCCTATCCGCTGGCGGAACTGGACCTGCGCCGGGACACCGTCGTCCGCAACGTGCTGGCCTCGGCCGCCGTCATCGCCGCGGTGTGGGCGATCATCCGGATCGTCGACGCCGTCGCCGAGAATCTGCTGCACCGGTACGCGCGCCGCACCAGCGACGTCTCCCGGGTGCGGCAGTTGCGCACCCAGCTGGGGCTGGTGCGCCGCATCGTCACCTCGGTCCTGGTCGTGACCACCGCCGCGGTTGCCATCCTGCTGCTGTTCCCGAGCCTGCGCACACTGGGCACCTCGATGCTGGCGTCGGCCGGCGTCATCGGCATCATCGCGGGCGTCGCGGCGCAGTCGACGCTGAGCAATCTGATCGCCGGCCTACAGATCGCGTTCGGTGACTCGGTGAAGATCGGCGACACCGTCGTCGTGGAAGGGGAGTGGGGGACCGTCGAGGAGATCACCCTGGCCTTCCTCACCGTGCGGATCTGGGACGACCGGCGGCTGACCATGCCGGTGTCCTACTTCAACAGCAAGCCGTACGAGAACTGGTCGCGGGGCGGATCGGAGGTCACCGGCACGGTGTTCCTGCACCTGGACCACAGCACGCCGGTGCCCGCGCTGCGCGCGCACCTGCACGAGTACCTGCGCGACCGCCCGGAATGGGACGGGCGCAGCGGGAATCTGGTCGTCACCGACAGCACGCCGACCAGCATCGTCGTGCGGGCGACGATGTCGGCCGCGAACGCCGACGACGTCTGGGACCTGCGCTGCGCGGTCCGCGAGGAACTGCTGACCTGGCTCGGCCGCCATCACGCGCACGCCCTGCCCAAGATCCCCGCGACGATCACCGAATCCGACAGTGCGGCGGAGTTTTTCGACAGCCCCGCGCCGCAGTCGAAGCAGCAGGTCCACGCCCGGTGA